The following are from one region of the Brienomyrus brachyistius isolate T26 chromosome 13, BBRACH_0.4, whole genome shotgun sequence genome:
- the LOC125706131 gene encoding AP-2 complex subunit alpha-2 isoform X3: MPAVSKGDGMRGLAVFISDIRNCKSKEAEIKRINKELANIRSKFKGMLSSSQGTSLVGDKALDGYSKKKYVCKLLFIFLLGHDIDFGHMEAVNLLSSNKYTEKQIGYLFISVLVNSNSDLIRLINNAIKNDLSSRNPTFMNLALHCIANVGSREMAEAFAADIPRILVAGDTMDSVKQSAALCLLRLNRTSPDLVPMGEWTSRVVHLLNDQHLGVVTAATSLITTLAQKNPEEFKTSVSLAVARLSRIVTSASTDLQDYTYYFVPAPWLSVKLLRLLQCYPPPEDAAIRGRLSECLETILNKAQEPPKSKKVQHSNAKNAVLFEAISLIIHHDSEPTLLVRACNQLGQFLQHRETNLRYLALESMCTLASSEFSHEAVKTHIETVINALKTERDVSVRQRAVDLLYAMCDRSNVQQIVAEMLNYLETADYSIREEIVLKVAILAEKYAVDYTWYVDTILNLIRIAGDYVSEEVWYRVIQIVINRDDVQGYAAKTVFEALQAPACHENLVKVGGYILGEFGNLIAGDPRSSPLVQFNLLHSKFHLCSVPSRALLLSTYIKFINLFPEVKGTIQEVLRSDSQLRNADVELQQRAVEYLRLSCIASTDILATVLEEMPPFPERESSILAKLKRKKGPGMVPDIEEGRKDKNVNGGMEPISTNATTKSTPSPSTDLLGLGGSPALSSAPPSSSAGGLLVDVFTENHAPAAPGVPMGPVADDNFSRFVCKNNGVLFENQLVQIGLKSEFRQNLGRMYIFYGNKTSTQFLNFSSSVICQDSLKTQLNIHIKPADPTVDGGAQLQQILNIECVSDFVEAPVLSTQFRYGGTLQNIAVKLPVTLNKFFQPTEMTSQDFFQRWKQLSAPQQEVQKIFKAKHSMDTEVTKAKIIGFGVALLDRVDPNPSNFVGAGVIHTKTTQVGCLLRLEPNTQAQMYRLTLRTSRDTVSQRLCELLSDQF; the protein is encoded by the exons GAGACAAGGCGCTGGATGGCTACAGCAAGAAGAAATATGTGTGCAAGCTGCTCTTCATCTTCCTCTTGGGCCATGACATCGACTTTGGCCACATGGAGGCCGTCAATCTGCTCAGCTCCAATAAGTACACGGAGAAGCAGATT GGCTACCTGTTCATCTCGGTGTTGGTGAACTCCAACAGCGACCTCATCCGGCTCATCAACAACGCCATCAAGAACGACCTGTCGAGCCGTAATCCCACTTTCATGAACCTGGCGCTGCACTGCATTGCCAACGTGGGCAGCCGGGAGATGGCAGAGGCCTTTGCCGCCGACATCCCGCGCATCCTGGTGGCAGG AGACACCATGGACAGCGTGAAGCAGAGTGCAGCCCTCTGCCTGTTGCGCCTCAACCGAACCTCACCGGACCTGGTGCCTATGGGCGAGTGGACCTCCCGTGTGGTGCACTTGCTGAACGACCAGCACCTG GGAGTGGTGACTGCAGCCACTAGCCTCATCACCACGCTCGCCCAGAAGAACCCCGAGGAGTTCAAGACCTCTGTGTCTCTGGCAGTTGCAAGGCtcagcagg ATCGTGACGTCAGCTTCCACAGACCTGCAAGATTACACCTACTATTTTGTCCCGGCGCCATGGCTGTCCGTGAAGCTTCTGCGCCTTCTGCAGTGCTACCCACCCCCAG AGGACGCGGCTATCCGGGGGAGGCTGAGTGAGTGCCTGGAAACCATACTGAACAAGGCCCAGGAGCCGCCCAAGTCCAAGAAGGTGCAACACTCCAATGCCAAGAACGCCGTGCTGTTTGAGGCCATCAGCCTGATCATCCACCACGACAG TGAGCCCACTCTGCTAGTGCGAGCGTGTAACCAGCTGGGCCAGTTCCTGCAGCACCGGGAGACCAACCTGCGCTACCTGGCCCTGGAGAGCATGTGCACACTGGCCAGCTCCGAGTTCTCCCACGAGGCCGTGAAGACGCACATCGAGACTGTCATCAACGCCCTGAAG ACGGAGAGGGACGTCAGTGTCAGACAGAGAGCAGTGGACCTCCTCTACGCCATGTGCGACCGCAGCAACGTGCAGCAGATCGTGGCAGAGATGCTAAACTACCTGGAGACTGCGGATTACTCCATCCGGGAGGAGATA GTCCTGAAGGTGGCCATCTTGGCCGAGAAGTATGCAGTGGACTACACGTGGTATGTAGACACCATCCTGAACCTGATCCGCATCGCTGGGGACTATGTCAGCGAGGAGGTGTGGTACCGCGTCATCCAAATCGTCATCAACCGCGACGACGTGCAGGGCTATGCGGCCAAGACCGTCTTCGAG GCCCTGCAGGCCCCAGCCTGCCATGAGAACCTGGTGAAGGTCGGGGGCTATATCCTGGGAGAGTTCGGGAACCTGATCGCCGGGGACCCGCGCTCAAG TCCGCTGGTTCAGTTCAACCTGCTGCACTCCAAGTTCCACCTGTGCTCAGTGCCCAGTCGTGCCCTTCTGCTCTCCACCTACATCAAGTTCATCAACCTGTTCCCCGAGGTGAAGGGCACCATCCAGGAGGTGCTGCGCTCCGACAGCCAGCTGCGCAACGCTGATGTGGAGCTGCAGCAGCGCGCCGTGGAGTACCTGCGGCTCAGCTGCATTGCCAGCACCGACATCCTG GCCACAGTGCTGGAGGAGATGCCCCCTTTCCCTGAGCGGGAGTCATCCATCCTGGCCAAGCTGAAGAGGAAAAAGGGGCCCGGAATGGTGCCCGACATCGAGGAAGGTCGCAAGGATAAGAACGTGAATGGAGGCATGGAGCCCATCAGCACCAATGCCACCACCAAG TCGACGCCCTCGCCGTCCACTGACCTGCTGGGCTTAGGCGGCAGCCCCGccctctcctcggcccctccctCCTCCTCAGCCGGAGGCCTACTGGTGGACGTTTTCACAGAAAACCACGCCCCCGCTGCCCCGGGGGTCCCCATGGGACCTGTAGCTGATGACAACTTCTCAAG GTTCGTGTGCAAGAATAATGGCGTCCTGTTTGAGAATCAGCTGGTACAGATTGGTCTGAAGTCAGAGTTCAGGCAGAACCTGG GTCGCATGTACATCTTCTATGGCAACAAGACCTCCACACAGTTCCTCAATTTCTCATCCTCTGTTATCTGCCAGGACTCTCTCAAAACTCA ACTCAACATTCACATCAAGCCCGCTGACCCTACCGTGGACGGAGGAGCCCAGCTGCAGCAGATCCTCAACATCGAGTGCGTGTCGGACTTTGTGGAGGCACCGGTCTTAAGCACCCAGTTCAG GTATGGAGGCACTTTGCAGAACATTGCTGTCAAGCTGCCCGTCACCCTCAACAAGTTCTTCCAGCCCACGGAGATGACATCACAGGACTTCTTCCAGCGCTGGAAGCAGCTTAGCGC tccTCAGCAGGAGGTACAGAagatcttcaaagccaagcaTTCCATGGACACTGAGGTCACCAAAGCCAAG ATCATTGGGTTTGGCGTTGCTTTATTGGACCGAGTGGATCCCAACCCGTCCAACTTTGTTGGCGCGGGAGTGATCCACACGAAGACAACGCAGGTGGGCTGCTTATTGAGGCTGGAGCCCAACACGCAGGCACAG ATGTACCGTCTCACACTACGGACAAGCAGGGACACTGTATCGCAGCGGCTCTGTGAACTGCTGTCAGATCAGTTTTAG
- the LOC125706131 gene encoding AP-2 complex subunit alpha-2 isoform X1 — protein sequence MPAVSKGDGMRGLAVFISDIRNCKSKEAEIKRINKELANIRSKFKGMLSSSQGTSLVGDKALDGYSKKKYVCKLLFIFLLGHDIDFGHMEAVNLLSSNKYTEKQIGYLFISVLVNSNSDLIRLINNAIKNDLSSRNPTFMNLALHCIANVGSREMAEAFAADIPRILVAGDTMDSVKQSAALCLLRLNRTSPDLVPMGEWTSRVVHLLNDQHLGVVTAATSLITTLAQKNPEEFKTSVSLAVARLSRIVTSASTDLQDYTYYFVPAPWLSVKLLRLLQCYPPPEDAAIRGRLSECLETILNKAQEPPKSKKVQHSNAKNAVLFEAISLIIHHDSEPTLLVRACNQLGQFLQHRETNLRYLALESMCTLASSEFSHEAVKTHIETVINALKTERDVSVRQRAVDLLYAMCDRSNVQQIVAEMLNYLETADYSIREEIVLKVAILAEKYAVDYTWYVDTILNLIRIAGDYVSEEVWYRVIQIVINRDDVQGYAAKTVFEALQAPACHENLVKVGGYILGEFGNLIAGDPRSSPLVQFNLLHSKFHLCSVPSRALLLSTYIKFINLFPEVKGTIQEVLRSDSQLRNADVELQQRAVEYLRLSCIASTDILATVLEEMPPFPERESSILAKLKRKKGPGMVPDIEEGRKDKNVNGGMEPISTNATTKTSSFVSTGDLLTPEPPRFNRPRPVSSSSFSFLPAPLMPLPPSGPPPDPTLQSTPSPSTDLLGLGGSPALSSAPPSSSAGGLLVDVFTENHAPAAPGVPMGPVADDNFSRFVCKNNGVLFENQLVQIGLKSEFRQNLGRMYIFYGNKTSTQFLNFSSSVICQDSLKTQLNIHIKPADPTVDGGAQLQQILNIECVSDFVEAPVLSTQFRYGGTLQNIAVKLPVTLNKFFQPTEMTSQDFFQRWKQLSAPQQEVQKIFKAKHSMDTEVTKAKIIGFGVALLDRVDPNPSNFVGAGVIHTKTTQVGCLLRLEPNTQAQMYRLTLRTSRDTVSQRLCELLSDQF from the exons GAGACAAGGCGCTGGATGGCTACAGCAAGAAGAAATATGTGTGCAAGCTGCTCTTCATCTTCCTCTTGGGCCATGACATCGACTTTGGCCACATGGAGGCCGTCAATCTGCTCAGCTCCAATAAGTACACGGAGAAGCAGATT GGCTACCTGTTCATCTCGGTGTTGGTGAACTCCAACAGCGACCTCATCCGGCTCATCAACAACGCCATCAAGAACGACCTGTCGAGCCGTAATCCCACTTTCATGAACCTGGCGCTGCACTGCATTGCCAACGTGGGCAGCCGGGAGATGGCAGAGGCCTTTGCCGCCGACATCCCGCGCATCCTGGTGGCAGG AGACACCATGGACAGCGTGAAGCAGAGTGCAGCCCTCTGCCTGTTGCGCCTCAACCGAACCTCACCGGACCTGGTGCCTATGGGCGAGTGGACCTCCCGTGTGGTGCACTTGCTGAACGACCAGCACCTG GGAGTGGTGACTGCAGCCACTAGCCTCATCACCACGCTCGCCCAGAAGAACCCCGAGGAGTTCAAGACCTCTGTGTCTCTGGCAGTTGCAAGGCtcagcagg ATCGTGACGTCAGCTTCCACAGACCTGCAAGATTACACCTACTATTTTGTCCCGGCGCCATGGCTGTCCGTGAAGCTTCTGCGCCTTCTGCAGTGCTACCCACCCCCAG AGGACGCGGCTATCCGGGGGAGGCTGAGTGAGTGCCTGGAAACCATACTGAACAAGGCCCAGGAGCCGCCCAAGTCCAAGAAGGTGCAACACTCCAATGCCAAGAACGCCGTGCTGTTTGAGGCCATCAGCCTGATCATCCACCACGACAG TGAGCCCACTCTGCTAGTGCGAGCGTGTAACCAGCTGGGCCAGTTCCTGCAGCACCGGGAGACCAACCTGCGCTACCTGGCCCTGGAGAGCATGTGCACACTGGCCAGCTCCGAGTTCTCCCACGAGGCCGTGAAGACGCACATCGAGACTGTCATCAACGCCCTGAAG ACGGAGAGGGACGTCAGTGTCAGACAGAGAGCAGTGGACCTCCTCTACGCCATGTGCGACCGCAGCAACGTGCAGCAGATCGTGGCAGAGATGCTAAACTACCTGGAGACTGCGGATTACTCCATCCGGGAGGAGATA GTCCTGAAGGTGGCCATCTTGGCCGAGAAGTATGCAGTGGACTACACGTGGTATGTAGACACCATCCTGAACCTGATCCGCATCGCTGGGGACTATGTCAGCGAGGAGGTGTGGTACCGCGTCATCCAAATCGTCATCAACCGCGACGACGTGCAGGGCTATGCGGCCAAGACCGTCTTCGAG GCCCTGCAGGCCCCAGCCTGCCATGAGAACCTGGTGAAGGTCGGGGGCTATATCCTGGGAGAGTTCGGGAACCTGATCGCCGGGGACCCGCGCTCAAG TCCGCTGGTTCAGTTCAACCTGCTGCACTCCAAGTTCCACCTGTGCTCAGTGCCCAGTCGTGCCCTTCTGCTCTCCACCTACATCAAGTTCATCAACCTGTTCCCCGAGGTGAAGGGCACCATCCAGGAGGTGCTGCGCTCCGACAGCCAGCTGCGCAACGCTGATGTGGAGCTGCAGCAGCGCGCCGTGGAGTACCTGCGGCTCAGCTGCATTGCCAGCACCGACATCCTG GCCACAGTGCTGGAGGAGATGCCCCCTTTCCCTGAGCGGGAGTCATCCATCCTGGCCAAGCTGAAGAGGAAAAAGGGGCCCGGAATGGTGCCCGACATCGAGGAAGGTCGCAAGGATAAGAACGTGAATGGAGGCATGGAGCCCATCAGCACCAATGCCACCACCAAG ACCTCTTCTTTTGTCTCCACTGGTGACCTCCTGACCCCTGAACCACCCCGCTTCAATCGTCCACGCCCTGTGTCGTCATCCTCGTTCTCCTTTTTGCCGGCCCCCCTCATGCCGTTGCCACCATCTGGGCCCCCACCGGACCCTACCTTGCAG TCGACGCCCTCGCCGTCCACTGACCTGCTGGGCTTAGGCGGCAGCCCCGccctctcctcggcccctccctCCTCCTCAGCCGGAGGCCTACTGGTGGACGTTTTCACAGAAAACCACGCCCCCGCTGCCCCGGGGGTCCCCATGGGACCTGTAGCTGATGACAACTTCTCAAG GTTCGTGTGCAAGAATAATGGCGTCCTGTTTGAGAATCAGCTGGTACAGATTGGTCTGAAGTCAGAGTTCAGGCAGAACCTGG GTCGCATGTACATCTTCTATGGCAACAAGACCTCCACACAGTTCCTCAATTTCTCATCCTCTGTTATCTGCCAGGACTCTCTCAAAACTCA ACTCAACATTCACATCAAGCCCGCTGACCCTACCGTGGACGGAGGAGCCCAGCTGCAGCAGATCCTCAACATCGAGTGCGTGTCGGACTTTGTGGAGGCACCGGTCTTAAGCACCCAGTTCAG GTATGGAGGCACTTTGCAGAACATTGCTGTCAAGCTGCCCGTCACCCTCAACAAGTTCTTCCAGCCCACGGAGATGACATCACAGGACTTCTTCCAGCGCTGGAAGCAGCTTAGCGC tccTCAGCAGGAGGTACAGAagatcttcaaagccaagcaTTCCATGGACACTGAGGTCACCAAAGCCAAG ATCATTGGGTTTGGCGTTGCTTTATTGGACCGAGTGGATCCCAACCCGTCCAACTTTGTTGGCGCGGGAGTGATCCACACGAAGACAACGCAGGTGGGCTGCTTATTGAGGCTGGAGCCCAACACGCAGGCACAG ATGTACCGTCTCACACTACGGACAAGCAGGGACACTGTATCGCAGCGGCTCTGTGAACTGCTGTCAGATCAGTTTTAG
- the LOC125706131 gene encoding AP-2 complex subunit alpha-2 isoform X2 has protein sequence MPAVSKGDGMRGLAVFISDIRNCKSKEAEIKRINKELANIRSKFKGDKALDGYSKKKYVCKLLFIFLLGHDIDFGHMEAVNLLSSNKYTEKQIGYLFISVLVNSNSDLIRLINNAIKNDLSSRNPTFMNLALHCIANVGSREMAEAFAADIPRILVAGDTMDSVKQSAALCLLRLNRTSPDLVPMGEWTSRVVHLLNDQHLGVVTAATSLITTLAQKNPEEFKTSVSLAVARLSRIVTSASTDLQDYTYYFVPAPWLSVKLLRLLQCYPPPEDAAIRGRLSECLETILNKAQEPPKSKKVQHSNAKNAVLFEAISLIIHHDSEPTLLVRACNQLGQFLQHRETNLRYLALESMCTLASSEFSHEAVKTHIETVINALKTERDVSVRQRAVDLLYAMCDRSNVQQIVAEMLNYLETADYSIREEIVLKVAILAEKYAVDYTWYVDTILNLIRIAGDYVSEEVWYRVIQIVINRDDVQGYAAKTVFEALQAPACHENLVKVGGYILGEFGNLIAGDPRSSPLVQFNLLHSKFHLCSVPSRALLLSTYIKFINLFPEVKGTIQEVLRSDSQLRNADVELQQRAVEYLRLSCIASTDILATVLEEMPPFPERESSILAKLKRKKGPGMVPDIEEGRKDKNVNGGMEPISTNATTKTSSFVSTGDLLTPEPPRFNRPRPVSSSSFSFLPAPLMPLPPSGPPPDPTLQSTPSPSTDLLGLGGSPALSSAPPSSSAGGLLVDVFTENHAPAAPGVPMGPVADDNFSRFVCKNNGVLFENQLVQIGLKSEFRQNLGRMYIFYGNKTSTQFLNFSSSVICQDSLKTQLNIHIKPADPTVDGGAQLQQILNIECVSDFVEAPVLSTQFRYGGTLQNIAVKLPVTLNKFFQPTEMTSQDFFQRWKQLSAPQQEVQKIFKAKHSMDTEVTKAKIIGFGVALLDRVDPNPSNFVGAGVIHTKTTQVGCLLRLEPNTQAQMYRLTLRTSRDTVSQRLCELLSDQF, from the exons GAGACAAGGCGCTGGATGGCTACAGCAAGAAGAAATATGTGTGCAAGCTGCTCTTCATCTTCCTCTTGGGCCATGACATCGACTTTGGCCACATGGAGGCCGTCAATCTGCTCAGCTCCAATAAGTACACGGAGAAGCAGATT GGCTACCTGTTCATCTCGGTGTTGGTGAACTCCAACAGCGACCTCATCCGGCTCATCAACAACGCCATCAAGAACGACCTGTCGAGCCGTAATCCCACTTTCATGAACCTGGCGCTGCACTGCATTGCCAACGTGGGCAGCCGGGAGATGGCAGAGGCCTTTGCCGCCGACATCCCGCGCATCCTGGTGGCAGG AGACACCATGGACAGCGTGAAGCAGAGTGCAGCCCTCTGCCTGTTGCGCCTCAACCGAACCTCACCGGACCTGGTGCCTATGGGCGAGTGGACCTCCCGTGTGGTGCACTTGCTGAACGACCAGCACCTG GGAGTGGTGACTGCAGCCACTAGCCTCATCACCACGCTCGCCCAGAAGAACCCCGAGGAGTTCAAGACCTCTGTGTCTCTGGCAGTTGCAAGGCtcagcagg ATCGTGACGTCAGCTTCCACAGACCTGCAAGATTACACCTACTATTTTGTCCCGGCGCCATGGCTGTCCGTGAAGCTTCTGCGCCTTCTGCAGTGCTACCCACCCCCAG AGGACGCGGCTATCCGGGGGAGGCTGAGTGAGTGCCTGGAAACCATACTGAACAAGGCCCAGGAGCCGCCCAAGTCCAAGAAGGTGCAACACTCCAATGCCAAGAACGCCGTGCTGTTTGAGGCCATCAGCCTGATCATCCACCACGACAG TGAGCCCACTCTGCTAGTGCGAGCGTGTAACCAGCTGGGCCAGTTCCTGCAGCACCGGGAGACCAACCTGCGCTACCTGGCCCTGGAGAGCATGTGCACACTGGCCAGCTCCGAGTTCTCCCACGAGGCCGTGAAGACGCACATCGAGACTGTCATCAACGCCCTGAAG ACGGAGAGGGACGTCAGTGTCAGACAGAGAGCAGTGGACCTCCTCTACGCCATGTGCGACCGCAGCAACGTGCAGCAGATCGTGGCAGAGATGCTAAACTACCTGGAGACTGCGGATTACTCCATCCGGGAGGAGATA GTCCTGAAGGTGGCCATCTTGGCCGAGAAGTATGCAGTGGACTACACGTGGTATGTAGACACCATCCTGAACCTGATCCGCATCGCTGGGGACTATGTCAGCGAGGAGGTGTGGTACCGCGTCATCCAAATCGTCATCAACCGCGACGACGTGCAGGGCTATGCGGCCAAGACCGTCTTCGAG GCCCTGCAGGCCCCAGCCTGCCATGAGAACCTGGTGAAGGTCGGGGGCTATATCCTGGGAGAGTTCGGGAACCTGATCGCCGGGGACCCGCGCTCAAG TCCGCTGGTTCAGTTCAACCTGCTGCACTCCAAGTTCCACCTGTGCTCAGTGCCCAGTCGTGCCCTTCTGCTCTCCACCTACATCAAGTTCATCAACCTGTTCCCCGAGGTGAAGGGCACCATCCAGGAGGTGCTGCGCTCCGACAGCCAGCTGCGCAACGCTGATGTGGAGCTGCAGCAGCGCGCCGTGGAGTACCTGCGGCTCAGCTGCATTGCCAGCACCGACATCCTG GCCACAGTGCTGGAGGAGATGCCCCCTTTCCCTGAGCGGGAGTCATCCATCCTGGCCAAGCTGAAGAGGAAAAAGGGGCCCGGAATGGTGCCCGACATCGAGGAAGGTCGCAAGGATAAGAACGTGAATGGAGGCATGGAGCCCATCAGCACCAATGCCACCACCAAG ACCTCTTCTTTTGTCTCCACTGGTGACCTCCTGACCCCTGAACCACCCCGCTTCAATCGTCCACGCCCTGTGTCGTCATCCTCGTTCTCCTTTTTGCCGGCCCCCCTCATGCCGTTGCCACCATCTGGGCCCCCACCGGACCCTACCTTGCAG TCGACGCCCTCGCCGTCCACTGACCTGCTGGGCTTAGGCGGCAGCCCCGccctctcctcggcccctccctCCTCCTCAGCCGGAGGCCTACTGGTGGACGTTTTCACAGAAAACCACGCCCCCGCTGCCCCGGGGGTCCCCATGGGACCTGTAGCTGATGACAACTTCTCAAG GTTCGTGTGCAAGAATAATGGCGTCCTGTTTGAGAATCAGCTGGTACAGATTGGTCTGAAGTCAGAGTTCAGGCAGAACCTGG GTCGCATGTACATCTTCTATGGCAACAAGACCTCCACACAGTTCCTCAATTTCTCATCCTCTGTTATCTGCCAGGACTCTCTCAAAACTCA ACTCAACATTCACATCAAGCCCGCTGACCCTACCGTGGACGGAGGAGCCCAGCTGCAGCAGATCCTCAACATCGAGTGCGTGTCGGACTTTGTGGAGGCACCGGTCTTAAGCACCCAGTTCAG GTATGGAGGCACTTTGCAGAACATTGCTGTCAAGCTGCCCGTCACCCTCAACAAGTTCTTCCAGCCCACGGAGATGACATCACAGGACTTCTTCCAGCGCTGGAAGCAGCTTAGCGC tccTCAGCAGGAGGTACAGAagatcttcaaagccaagcaTTCCATGGACACTGAGGTCACCAAAGCCAAG ATCATTGGGTTTGGCGTTGCTTTATTGGACCGAGTGGATCCCAACCCGTCCAACTTTGTTGGCGCGGGAGTGATCCACACGAAGACAACGCAGGTGGGCTGCTTATTGAGGCTGGAGCCCAACACGCAGGCACAG ATGTACCGTCTCACACTACGGACAAGCAGGGACACTGTATCGCAGCGGCTCTGTGAACTGCTGTCAGATCAGTTTTAG